From the Hypanus sabinus isolate sHypSab1 unplaced genomic scaffold, sHypSab1.hap1 scaffold_2441, whole genome shotgun sequence genome, one window contains:
- the LOC132387966 gene encoding gastrula zinc finger protein XlCGF26.1-like, giving the protein MAHQRVHTGLRPFTCSQCGKGFTQSSHLHSHKRVHTGEKPFTCSVCGKGFTQSSTLQSHQRVHTGERPFTCSECGKGFTRSSQLLAHQQVHTGEWPFTCSECGKGFTKSSSLLVHQRVHTGEKPFSCSVCGKRFIQSSYLQSHQRVHTGEKPFSCSVCGKRFTQSSHLQSHQRVHTGERPFTCSDCGKRFTQSSTLQSHQRVHTGERPFTCSECGKRVTDSSALQRHQRVHTGEKPFTCSECGKRFTDSSTLQKHQRVHTGEKPFTCSECGKRFTQLSNLQRHHRVHTGEKPFTCSVCGKRFTDPSTLLSHQRVHTGEKPFTCSECGKGFTRSSYLQSHQQVHTGEKPFTCTECGKKFTWSSTLQSHQRFHTGEKSFICSDCGKGFTDSSTLQRHQRVHTGEKPFTCSECGKGFTQSSHLLEHKLVHTGEKPFTCAECGKRFAHSSNLHSHQRVHTGEKPFTCSECGKRFTHSSTLQRHQRVHTGEKPFTCSECGKAFTQSSHLLAHQSVHTGERLFTCSDCGKGFTQSSNLQRHQQVHTGEKPFTCSVCGKGFTQSSQLLEHKSVHSGEWPLL; this is encoded by the coding sequence atggcacaccagcgtgttcacactgggctgaggccgttcacctgctcacaatgtgggaagggattcactcagtcatcccacctgcacaGTCacaaacgagttcacactggggagaagccattcacctgctcagtctgtgggaagggattcactcagtcatccacactacagagtcatcagcgagttcacactggagagaggccattcacctgctcagagtgtgggaagggattcactcggtcatcccaactactggcacaccagcaagttcacactggggagtggcctttcacctgctcagaatgtgggaaaggattcactaagtcatccagcttactggtacatcagcgagttcacacaggggagaagccattcagctgctcagtctgtggaaagagattcattcagtcatcttacctgcagagtcatcagcgagttcacacaggggagaagccgttcagctgctcagtgtgtgggaagagattcactcagtcatcccacctacagagtcaccagcgagttcacaccggggagaggccgttcacctgctcagactgtggtaagagattcactcagtcttccaccctacagagtcatcaacgagttcacactggggagaggccgttcacttgctcagaatgtgggaagagagtcACTGATTCATCtgccctacagagacatcagcgagttcacactggggagaagccgttcacctgctcagaatgtgggaagagattcactgattcatccaccctacagaagcatcagcgagttcatactggggagaagccgttcacctgctcagaatgtgggaagagattcactcaattatccaatctacagagacatcatcgagttcacactggggagaagccgttcacctgctcagtctgtgggaagagattcactgatccatccacactactgagtcatcagcgagttcacactggggagaagccattcacctgctcagaatgtgggaagggattcactcggtcatcctacctacagagtcatcaacaagttcacactggagagaagccgttcacctgcacagaatgtgggaagaaattcacttggtcatccacactacagagtcaccagcgatttcacaccggggagaaatcgttcatctgctcagactgtgggaagggattcactgactcttccaccctacagagacatcagcgagttcacactggggagaagccattcacctgctcagaatgtgggaagggattcactcagtcatcccacctactggaacacaagttagttcacactggggagaagccgttcacctgcgcagaatgtGGAAAGAGATTCGCTCACTCATCCAACCTAcatagtcatcagcgagttcacactggggagaagccgttcacctgctcagaatgtgggaagagattcacacactcttccacccttcagagacatcagcgagttcacactggggagaagccgttcacttgctcagaatgtgggaaggcattcactcagtcatcccacctactggcgcaccagtcagttcacactggggagaggctgttcacctgctcagactgtgggaagggattcactcagtcatccaacctacagagacatcagcaagttcacactggggagaagccgttcacctgctcagtctgtgggaaaggattcactcagtcatcccaactactggaacACAAGTCAGTTCATagtggggagtggccattgttatga